One segment of Polypterus senegalus isolate Bchr_013 chromosome 8, ASM1683550v1, whole genome shotgun sequence DNA contains the following:
- the LOC120534446 gene encoding gastrula zinc finger protein XlCGF57.1-like: MDVKEEACEAGMNLMEKRSVIDKEEDCEWESVQPKQESLDIKEEDCEVWTVIIKEEDKEESVSTEKYDFRSTESVHEDDLHQDGALTGLVSSHSRHSLSAESSINVKYESLQSETNTTEEMSSPRTQEHQPPPKKSSKTRIKRHCCSECGKQFSGISNLRRHQRIHTGENPHSDSLLIHVKTNSGVKSYSCSECGKQFSRRNNLFDHKRIHTGEKPYCCPECGKRFSHCNTLQKHVKSHKEEKLYCCSECGKKFSQQSHLLRHQRIHTGEKPYCCPECGKQFLHCTSFRTHILTHSGEKPYCCSQCGKKFSQKSHLKSHQRIHTGEKPYSCPECGKQFTHCSPFHNHLKTHTGEKPYCCSDCGKTFSQRWQLRSHQRTHTGEKPYCCAECGKHFSHSSTLLMHIKAHSGEKPYGCSECGKQFSQRNNLLIHKRIHTGEKPYGCPECGKQFSRLSSLQIHIKTHTGEKPYCCLECGKHFSEKCHLQSHQRIHTGEKPYCCPECGKRFTHCSPFHNHIKTHTGEKAILHF; encoded by the exons ATGGATGTGAAAGAGGAGGCGTGTGAGGCTGGCATGAATTTAATGGAGAAAAGATCCGTAATTGataaggaggaggactgtgaaTGGGAGAGTGTCCAGCCTAAACAGGAGAGTCTAGAcattaaggaggaggactgtgaaGTGTGGACAGTGATTATTAAAGAGGAGGACAAAGAGGAGAGTGTCAGCACAGAGAAATACGACTTTAGAAGTACTGAGAGTGTCCATGAAGATGACCTTCATCAAGATGGAGCACTGACCGGGTTAGTCTCTTCTCATAGCAGACACTCTTTATCTGCAGAGTCTTCTATCAATGTAAAATATGAATCATTGCAGTCTGAGACAAATACAACTGAAGAAATGTCCTCTCCTAGGACTCAGGAACATCAGCCACCACCTAAAAAGTCCTCCAAAACaa GAATCAAACgtcactgctgttctgaatgtgggaaacaattTTCTGGCATAAGTAATCTTCGGAggcaccaaagaattcacaccggGGAGAACCCACACAGTGATTCTCTTCTGATTCACGTTAAAACTAACTCGGGAGTGAAGTCatattcctgttctgaatgtggcaaacaattttcacGAAGAAACAACCTTTTTGATcataaaagaattcacacaggggagaagccgtattgctgccctgaatgtgggaaacgattCTCTCACTGTAATACTCTTCAGAAACACGTTAAATCTCACAAAGAAGAGAAActgtattgctgttctgaatgtggcaaaaagtTTTCACAACAAAGCCATCTTCTGcgccaccaaagaattcacacaggggagaagccgtattgctgccctgaatgtggaaaacaattcctTCACTGCACTAGTTTTCGGACACACATTCTAACTCactcaggagagaagccatactgctgttctCAATGCGGCAAAAAGTTTTCACAGAAAAGCCATTTGAAGAGCcatcaaagaattcacacaggagagaagccgtattcctgccctgaatgtggaaaacaattcacTCACTGTAGTCCTTTTCACAACCACCTCAAAActcacacaggggagaagccatattgctgttctgattgtGGCAAAACGTTTTCACAAAGATGGCAACTTCGCAGCCACCAAAGAACTCACACAGgtgaaaagccatattgctgtgctgaatgtggtaaacatttCTCGCACAGTAGTACCCTTCTGATGCACATTAAAGCTCactcaggagagaagccatatggctgttctgaatgtggcaaacagttttcacaaagaaACAACCTTTTGattcacaaaagaattcacacaggggagaagccatatGGCTGCccagaatgtggaaaacaattctctCGGCTAAGTTCTCTTCAGATACACATTAAAactcacacgggagagaagccatattgctgtttggaatgcGGCAAACACTTTTCAGAAAAATGCCATCTTCagagccaccaaagaattcacacaggagagaagccgtattgctgccctgaatgtggaaaacgattCACTCACTGTAGTCCTTTTCACAACCACATTAAAACTCACACAGGGGAGAAGGCCATATTGcacttctga